One window from the genome of Asterias rubens chromosome 11, eAstRub1.3, whole genome shotgun sequence encodes:
- the LOC117296551 gene encoding terminal nucleotidyltransferase 5C-like, which translates to MATTESTTTRFQVLSYDQVNRLDHVLRRETMTVHGRGNFPTLDMSLLDLIDVVRGKLEEAGVHVRGVRMNGGAASHILGASEHQSYNDVDLIFGVDMSRTENTHIIKEAVFTSLLNFLPEGVSTDKMSSCTMQEAYVQKMVKIYNDNDRWSLISLSNNTGKNIELKFVDRMRRQFEFSVDSFQIILDSLLFFYKLSEIPMNSNFYPTVIGESVFGNFNEALYHLNNKLIATRNPEEIRGGGLLKYCNLLVRKYLPASHEEIKILERYMCSRFFIDFSELPQQQQKLESYLNDHFVGDDICRYEYLMILHRVVDSSTVCLMGHERRQTLTLIADFAQEVQRSLAFHHQQQRHPLMFSNGVHQRQLNQYQNSNNHHHHHQHHHRQLAALPPPTNNHHHHHQQQRPFIPYNYKQQSQGGYFPTSPFHGQKAAPHNSRYSNFNANWMRYGY; encoded by the coding sequence ATGGCCACTACCGAATCGACCACTACGAGATTTCAGGTGCTAAGTTATGACCAAGTTAACCGACTGGACCATGTACTGCGACGGGAGACCATGACGGTCCACGGCCGGGGAAACTTTCCAACGTTGGACATGAGCCTGCTTGATTTGATCGATGTGGTACGGGGCAAACTCGAAGAAGCAGGGGTACATGTCCGCGGTGTCCGGATGAACGGTGGGGCAGCCAGCCACATTCTCGGGGCCTCTGAACACCAGTCCTACAACGACGTCGACTTGATCTTCGGAGTGGACATGTCACGGACTGAAAACACCCACATTATCAAGGAAGCCGTGTTCACCTCGCTGTTGAATTTCCTTCCAGAGGGGGTGAGTACAGACAAAATGAGCTCATGCACCATGCAGGAGGCCTATGTGCAAAAAATGGTCAAAATCTACAACGATAATGACCGTTGGAGCCTTATTTCGTTGTCTAATAACACTGGCAAGAATATTGAACTCAAATTTGTAGACAGGATGAGGCGTCAGTTTGAATTCAGTGTAGATTCTTTCCAGATCATCCTCGATTCACTCCTCTTCTTCTACAAACTTTCTGAAATCCCGATGAACTCTAACTTCTACCCGACAGTCATCGGAGAAAGTGTCTTTGGGAACTTCAACGAGGCCCTCTACCACCTCAACAATAAGTTGATCGCCACGCGGAACCCTGAAGAAATCCGAGGAGGCGGTCTGCTCAAATACTGCAATCTCCTTGTCCGGAAATACCTCCCAGCGAGCCACGAGGAAATAAAAATCCTGGAAAGATACATGTGTTCACGTTTTTTCATCGACTTCAGCGAGTTGCCGCAACAACAGCAAAAGCTTGAGAGCTATTTGAATGATCACTTTGTCGGGGACGACATTTGTAGGTACGAGTACTTGATGATTCTTCACAGAGTTGTGGATTCCAGTACGGTGTGTCTGATGGGACATGAGCGACGTCAGACCCTGACACTGATCGCGGACTTTGCTCAGGAGGTTCAGCGATCACTGGCATTCCACCACCAGCAACAAAGGCATCCGCTGATGTTCAGCAATGGCGTGCATCAACGACAACTCAACCAGTACCAGAACAGCAacaaccaccaccaccaccaccaacatCATCATCGGCAGCTGGCAGCGTTGCCACCACCCACAAACAACCACCATCATCACCATCAACAGCAACGTCCATTCATTCCTTACAACTACAAGCAGCAGAGTCAGGGTGGTTACTTCCCCACAAGCCCCTTCCACGGTCAGAAAGCAGCTCCCCATAACAGTCGGTACTCGAACTTCAATGCAAATTGGATGCGTTATGGTTACTAA